A stretch of Saccharomyces cerevisiae S288C chromosome IV, complete sequence DNA encodes these proteins:
- the ASF2 gene encoding Asf2p (Anti-silencing protein; causes derepression of silent loci when overexpressed): MPKNRGVLDAITRSVIDGSDQESSSSFNSDKEYAAVTKGLSSSRVQKKSSLRQMKSKVKELQSLVNHYRENEAALVSSAKLLSGEIIGYEIKMASLHGKMKSILDENNALKETHKSSAEKRIELVRLPSSKEERNYDEYTLLVNLKKEICAKLQDYKNVQNTVNTKLDEIHTFHEKYYEGLELSLDSKVFDAESSKELAKVRRELNNVRKNSEIKVNNLKMQLLQATKSLEHLKKQAKAKDDYLKCIPELVDKANLTMLSYKKSIANQRETIEALQAELSQQSETKGQIETETQNQVQIPTNVTLVDPFEENNPEDLFAIQEQELQDLRLHKKMADERSRTTHLHLERKNNTIKLLQSYVQSLIQRLPPAQRKHHLGIFQKLGSEKSCPLAPAVASTYAPLLLLSQHSNHQEIDNTPQRLLLAAPDGQSYSEKSTTLNLDYSSRKSYLSRLQPPHIANLKSLTLKTLPRVPTDSPQLPSKDKSQETAKKDDRPKLVANEPVTLDTSTPPVAQSLADSKHCSGLHK; the protein is encoded by the coding sequence ATGCCAAAAAATCGTGGTGTCTTGGATGCCATCACTCGCAGTGTGATAGATGGTAGTGATCAGGAGTCGAGCTCATCTTTCAACTCGGACAAGGAATATGCGGCTGTGACGAAGGGCCTCAGCAGCTCAAGAGTACAAAAGAAGTCATCTTTAAGGCAGATGAAAAGCAAAGTCAAGGAGCTTCAATCTTTAGTGAATCATTACCGAGAAAATGAAGCCGCTTTAGTGTCTAGCGCCAAGTTATTGTCCGGCGAGATCATAGGCTATGAAATTAAGATGGCTAGTTTACatggaaaaatgaaaagtatCCTGGATGAGAACAACGCGTTAAAGGAAACGCACAAGAGCTCTGCTGAAAAGAGAATCGAACTTGTTCGACTTCCCTCTAGCAAAGAAGAACGCAACTACGATGAATACACTTTGCTTGTTAATCTCAAGAAGGAAATCTGCGCCAAGTTACAGGACTACAAAAACGTCCAGAACACGGTGAACACCAAGTTAGATGAGATTCACACGTTCCATGAAAAATACTACGAAGGACTAGAACTAAGTTTAGACAGCAAGGTGTTTGATGCAGAAAGCTCAAAAGAGCTGGCCAAAGTGAGGCGAGAACTGAATAACGTGAGAAAAAATTCCGAAATCAAAGTGAATAACTTGAAAATGCAACTGCTACAAGCAACCAAATCACTGGAGCACTTGAAGAAGCAGGCTAAAGCAAAGGATGACTATCTTAAATGTATTCCTGAGCTGGTCGACAAAGCCAATCTCACGATGTTATCCTACAAGAAAAGCATCGCTAACCAGAGGGAGACTATCGAAGCATTACAAGCAGAACTATCGCAACAATCAGAAACAAAGGGGCAAATAGAAACAGAAACACAAAATCAAGTACAAATCCCCACCAATGTGACTTTGGTGGACCCCTTTGAGGAAAACAATCCAGAGGATTTGTTCGCTATCCAGGAACAGGAATTGCAAGATCTAAGGTTGCATAAGAAAATGGCCGATGAGAGGAGCCGAACTACCCACTTGCAtttagaaagaaaaaataataccaTCAAGCTACTGCAGAGTTACGTGCAATCATTAATTCAACGGCTACCACCAGCCCAGCGCAAACACCATTTGGGCATATTCCAAAAACTTGGTAGCGAAAAATCGTGTCCACTCGCCCCCGCTGTGGCAAGTACATATGCGCCTCTTCTACTCTTATCCCAGCATTCGAACCATCAAGAAATTGACAACACCCCTCAACGGCTTCTATTAGCGGCTCCAGACGGGCAGTCATATTCCGAAAAGAGCACAACACTAAACCTTGATTACTCATCAAGGAAATCCTACTTATCAAGACTACAACCACCACATATAGCCAACCTGAAGTCTTTGACTCTGAAAACTCTGCCAAGGGTGCCCACGGACAGTCCTCAACTTCCTTCAAAAGACAAATCTCAAGAGACTGCAAAGAAAGACGATCGGCCAAAATTGGTGGCAAATGAACCAGTCACACTAGACACATCAACTCCTCCTGTGGCACAAAGCTT